One genomic region from Hypanus sabinus isolate sHypSab1 unplaced genomic scaffold, sHypSab1.hap1 scaffold_2546, whole genome shotgun sequence encodes:
- the LOC132388031 gene encoding mitogen-activated protein kinase kinase kinase 11-like, with protein sequence MEPLRNIFGRASWSSPKPPAAEQAEAAYVNPVWTALFDYEAHAADELTLRKGDRVEILSQDAAISGDEGWWAGKLHNRVGIFPANYVSFKPAGYAKLPGAQPEELPAPREVAFGELTLQEVIGVGGFGKVYRATWRGRLVAVKAARQDPDEDISATAQNVRQEARLFAMLRHPNIIGLMGVCLQEPNLCLVMEYASGGALNRALAGRRIPPHVLVNWAVQIGRGMRYLHDEAIVPVIHRDLKSNNGKELGPGGGAGAVRLLGFWI encoded by the coding sequence ATGGAGCCCTTGAGGAATATATTCGGCAGGGCCTCCTGGAGCTCCCCGAAGCCCCCGGCGGCCGAGCAGGCCGAGGCGGCCTACGTCAACCCCGTCTGGACGGCCCTGTTCGACTACGAGGCCCACGCGGCCGACGAGCTGACCCTGCGCAAGGGGGACCGGGTGGAGATCCTCTCCCAGGACGCGGCCATCTCCGGCGACGAGGGCTGGTGGGCGGGCAAGCTGCACAACCGGGTGGGCATCTTCCCGGCCAACTACGTGTCCTTCAAGCCAGCGGGCTACGCCAAGCTGCCCGGGGCCCAGCCGGAGGAGCTGCCCGCCCCCCGGGAGGTGGCCTTCGGTGAGCTGACCCTCCAGGAGGTGATTGGGGTCGGGGGCTTCGGCAAGGTGTACCGGGCCACCTGGAGGGGCCGGCTGGTGGCCGTGAAGGCGGCCCGGCAGGACCCCGACGAGGACATCAGCGCCACGGCGCAGAACGTCCGGCAGGAGGCGCGACTGTTCGCCATGCTGCGGCACCCCAACATCATCGGGCTGATGGGCGTCTGCCTGCAGGAGCCCAACCTCTGCCTGGTCATGGAGTACGCGTCCGGGGGGGCGCTGAACCGGGCCCTGGCCGGCCGCAGGATCCCGCCCCACGTCCTGGTCAACTGGGCCGTGCAGATCGGCCGGGGCATGCGCTACCTGCACGACGAGGCCATCGTCCCGGTCATCCATCGCGACCTCAAGTCCAACAACGGTAAGGAGCTTGGGcccggg